From the Daucus carota subsp. sativus chromosome 8, DH1 v3.0, whole genome shotgun sequence genome, one window contains:
- the LOC108198139 gene encoding agamous-like MADS-box protein AGL62, translated as MATKSKGRQKIVMAKMSKESNLRVTFSKRRCGLFKKASELSTLCGVEIAIIVFSPGKKVFSFGYPNVEQILDKFLNAQDPSPMNSTTLQLVQALRSARVRLLNKELSELLIYSEEQKKQGEELIKLRKQREEMFWWEALVDDLRFEQLDMLKTGMEDLKRSIATHAQNLVMMEHALALNGCSTSTGLSMTSNGFNLGHECGHPIVYQN; from the coding sequence ATGGCAACAAAGAGCAAGGGTCGCCAAAAGATTGTTATGGCAAAAATGAGCAAGGAAAGTAATCTGAGGGTTACATTCTCCAAGAGGCGTTGTGGGTTATTCAAGAAAGCGAGTGAGCTCAGCACCCTATGTGGTGTAGAGATTGCAATCATCGTCTTCTCTCCAGGGAAAAAGGTTTTCTCATTTGGATATCCAAATGTTGAACAAATCCTCGACAAATTCCTCAATGCTCAGGACCCGAGTCCAATGAATTCAACCACCCTTCAACTTGTACAGGCTCTTCGCAGTGCAAGAGTTCGTCTACTCAACAAGGAACTCTCTGAGTTGCTTATATATTCGGAAGAGCAGAAGAAACAAGGGGAGGAGCTCATAAAATTGAGGAAGCAACGAGAAGAAATGTTCTGGTGGGAGGCTCTGGTTGATGATCTTCGATTTGAACAACTTGATATGTTGAAAACAGGTATGGAGGACCTCAAGAGAAGCATCGCAACACACGCTCAGAATCTTGTGATGATGGAACACGCACTAGCACTAAATGGGTGTAGCACCAGCACTGGACTTTCAATGACATCAAATGGATTTAATCTCGGGCACGAATGTGGACATCCAATTGTGTACCAAAATTAG
- the LOC135148387 gene encoding uncharacterized protein LOC135148387 isoform X1, with product MKILKANAGALTNFEVLEFLRSRGAGKDTTRVIAPVAPSEYKVFDYLEQSVACNQTKESITDFISRSEKFKLAKAEIINVINIRPSSVVEIDSIVEDCDGRFGENIDELVDMVAEVVPLIKSITCKEFGYCF from the exons ATGAagat ATTGAAAGCCAATGCTGGGGCACTTACAAATTTTGAGGTACTTGAATTCCTGCGGTCTAGGGGGGCTGGAAAAGACACCACACGTGTTATAGCTCCTGTAGCACCATCAGAATATAAG GTTTTTGATTATTTGGAGCAAAGTGTGGCTTGTAATCAAACAAAAGAGAGCATCACTGATTTCATTTCAAGGAGTGAGAAATTTAAACTTGCAAAAGCTGAGATCATTAACGTCATTAACATTAGACCTTCTTCTGTTGTCGAAATCGACTCG ATTGTGGAAGATTGTGACGGACGATTTGGAGAAAATATTGATGAATTAGTGGATATGGTGGCAGAAGTGGTTCCTTTAATCAAATCTATCACATGTAAAGAGTTTGGTTATTGTTTTTGA
- the LOC135148387 gene encoding uncharacterized protein LOC135148387 isoform X2 has protein sequence MVSVLCLQGELKLVAGRLSDHKPTAFSHTMARILQVYLKFHDYCSPAVVTGKNQQKITLHSCRTEFLFPFAENQKLAPEQSRQTSRITCTKDHHSRVPEQGSQTVRPEYKHQSL, from the exons ATGGTGTCTG TGTTATGCTTACAGGGAGAGTTGAAGCTGGTGGCAGGGAGATTGAGCGACCATAAACCAACTGCATTTTCCCAT ACAATGGCGAGGATACTGCAGGTATACTTGAAGTTTCATGACTACTGCTCACCAGCAGTAGTAACCGGAAAAAACCAGCAG AAGATCACTCTACATAGCTGCCGAACAGAATTTCTTTTCCCATTTGCAGAAAACCAGA AACTAGCACCAGAACAATCCAGACAGACCTCCAGGATCACATGCACAAAGGATCATCACAGCAGGGTTCCAGAACAGGGCAGTCAAACTGTCCGGCCTGAATACAAACACCAGAGTTTGTAA
- the LOC135148387 gene encoding uncharacterized protein LOC135148387 isoform X3 gives MVSVLCLQGELKLVAGRLSDHKPTAFSHTMARILQVYLKFHDYCSPAVVTGKNQQITLHSCRTEFLFPFAENQKLAPEQSRQTSRITCTKDHHSRVPEQGSQTVRPEYKHQSL, from the exons ATGGTGTCTG TGTTATGCTTACAGGGAGAGTTGAAGCTGGTGGCAGGGAGATTGAGCGACCATAAACCAACTGCATTTTCCCAT ACAATGGCGAGGATACTGCAGGTATACTTGAAGTTTCATGACTACTGCTCACCAGCAGTAGTAACCGGAAAAAACCAGCAG ATCACTCTACATAGCTGCCGAACAGAATTTCTTTTCCCATTTGCAGAAAACCAGA AACTAGCACCAGAACAATCCAGACAGACCTCCAGGATCACATGCACAAAGGATCATCACAGCAGGGTTCCAGAACAGGGCAGTCAAACTGTCCGGCCTGAATACAAACACCAGAGTTTGTAA
- the LOC108199831 gene encoding uncharacterized protein LOC108199831 has translation MQYKKIIWEELNREYVEEQLAKEAAAAAAKEACEAHMRNCPEDMEDARKLAAEVAAAMEQSKKERRQKSAAEAKNAAPPRTAAEATRQMLAKKKLDSKINYDVLDELFNDSVSPDNKKSRLNDEVYASGTEYVKQNMKENDSELLPENENEGGPEEFSEGLQYGNEEDYIDDYGYDEEY, from the exons ATGCAGTACAAGAAGAtcatctgggaagaattgaATAGAGAATATGTTGAG GAACAACTAGCCAAGGAAGCTGCTGCAGCTGCTGCAAAGGAGGCGTGTGAAGCGCATATGCGGAATTGTCCTGAGGACATGGAGGATGCTAGAAAGCTTGCTGCAGAAGTTGCAGCAGCCATGGAACAATCGAAAAAG GAAAGACGACAAAAAAGTGCAGCAGAGGCTAAAAATGCAGCTCCTCCTCGAACTGCTGCAGAAGCAACCCGCCAAATGCTAGCCAAGAAG AAGCTTGACTCGAAGATCAACTATGATGTGTTGGACGAACTTTTTAATGACTCG GTTTCTCCAGATAACAAGAAAAGCCGTCTAAATGATGAGGTGTACGCCAGTGGAACAGAATACGTGAAGCAGAATATGAAGGAAAATGACTCTGAACTGCTTCCAGAAAACGAGAATGAAGGTGGACCAGAGGAATTTTCTGAGGGCTTGCAATATGGTAATGAAGAAGACTACATTGATGATTATGGATATGATGAGGAATATTAG